ACAACAAGGCTTCTTTCGAAGTTCTGTTAAATTCAAAATCTCCACCGATAAGGTAGCTAGGGGGTAACAATCTGTCATTATGTTGTGTTTGAATAGGATTTGATTTTTTGAAATTAATACTTGAAATGTGGCTCATTAGTAGCCCTTGAAAATGTCTTGGTGGCGTCCTATGCGGTAAAGGCTTAGAATCTCTGTAGTTCTCTTATACACGATGACTAAATCGCTTTTTATATGGCATTCTCTAAAATCTCTATAATCGCCAATTAGTGGGTGGTCTCGCAATGATGTGGCTAAAACATCATCATTTGCAAGTTGCCGAATCGCTTCATCAATACTATTTTCATTCCAGCCTTGTTTTAAAACTTGTTTATAGTCTTTTTTAAAGGTGTTTTTGATGTCAATTTTTCTCATCAATCATCACTCATTAAAGCCTTTTTTGCCTCATCAAAATTGTCAAAAACTCCTATGCTTGTGGCGTTATTTAGGGCATCAATGGTTGCATCATTTGGCATTAATCTTTGAATCAATGCTTGTTTGATAGCATTTTCCTTTCGCGTGGTTTTCTCTATCTTTTTATCTAGCCTTTCTTTTTCGCTTTGAAGCTTTGAGATAATTGCTCTTGTGGCATTTAGCTCCCCATACAATTTTCTTTCGCTATAAGTGCTGTAATTTGTCATTTCTGATACCCCTTTTCATTTTATTTGCTGTATTGAGCTTGTGAAATATAGCAATGAATATAAAATGAAAAGCAAATTATATACCTTTTAAGGTGGATAATTTGCAAATTATCCACCTTAAAAGGTATATAATTAATAATCTCTCACAAGTTCGAGATTTTATAGCTTTATTATGGGTTGTATATAAATCTTAAAACTTCATGTTCTAGTGCTTTTTGTGTGAATATTTTTGCAGAATATTTCTCGGTATTTGGATTATAGAAAGTGATTTGAATTTTATTATCAACAAATCTAATGCTCCTGATGTATAGCCATTCACCGCCCTGATTTCGTTTATCAATAAATTTACCCGCAATGCTCTTTATGCTGTTTTGGTAAGCTGGGTCAAAATAAGTGTCTGTATTCTGCTCTATCTCTGCAGTATCCACATCAAATTTAAATTCTATCGCTATTACTTTGTTGCCACCCTGTTTAATCTTTTTATACTGCAGATTCTTGAATGGCACTCGTTCTATATCAAAAAGATTCTTTTCCGCATTAAGTTCTTTTATCGCAGGGCGCAATATTCTTTGGTCAATATTGAATTGCTTATAATTTACTGGGATTTGCATAATTTCTTTGAATGAATCCCACTCCATACGCATATAACCTGTGCTGCGATATTGTTTTAAAAGGCGATAGAGCGTTTTGGTATATTTGCTATCAAGCGCAATAAACTCGGCAAGCTCAAAGCGTGTAAAACCTAAGCTATGATTTACGACCATATCATAAAATCTAGATTGAAAGGTTATATGAATGGCTTGTGTGTCGTGTCTGTATTCTGCCTCTTCAAAGCAAACAAAGGTATAGTAGCTTGTTTTTGTCTCATAGCTGATTTTATATTCGAGCAAGAGATTCATAAAGTTTTTAATTTCGTGATAGACTTCATTAAAGCTCCTATTCCACTCGTAAGCCCTACAAATGTCTAAAAAATTTTTATAAGGAACAATAATTTGCCTTTTATCTGGGTCAAAAAATCTCTTTAGAACTGGTGTATTGTCGTGTTTCTCTTTAATCATCGAAATGATTGAAAAAAAAAGGTCATTTTGTCTGCCTGTAAAATTAGGCAATGGCATCTGATTTAAATCATTGTTATATTTGACAATCATAAGTTAGTCCATTTGATTTTGAATATTTTTTGTGGATTCTCAGAATCCACAAAAAATCATATCTAACTAAAGATAACATAGAAAAATGAAAATGTTATCTTTAGTTCCGCAAAATGTTATCTTTAGTTCCGCAAAATGTTATCTTTAGTTCCGCAAAATGTTATCTTTACTATCCGCAAAATGTTATCTTTACTATCCCACAGACCCCTAAGGTGCGGTTCTGCAGAGCGCCTAAAATATATATATAAAAAAGATTTAAAAAGATTCTAAAAAGCGCGCGCACACACACACGCACAAAAACTATATAATGCAAAATGCAAAAATTGCAAAATGCAAAAATTATCAAAAAAATGAGAAAATGAGAAAATGAGAAATTTTGCTTTGTGTTACTTCGCAAAATTTCTCATTTTCTGTGCCATAAT
This DNA window, taken from Helicobacter jaachi, encodes the following:
- a CDS encoding type II toxin-antitoxin system YafQ family toxin, with protein sequence MRKIDIKNTFKKDYKQVLKQGWNENSIDEAIRQLANDDVLATSLRDHPLIGDYRDFRECHIKSDLVIVYKRTTEILSLYRIGRHQDIFKGY
- a CDS encoding replication initiation protein → MIVKYNNDLNQMPLPNFTGRQNDLFFSIISMIKEKHDNTPVLKRFFDPDKRQIIVPYKNFLDICRAYEWNRSFNEVYHEIKNFMNLLLEYKISYETKTSYYTFVCFEEAEYRHDTQAIHITFQSRFYDMVVNHSLGFTRFELAEFIALDSKYTKTLYRLLKQYRSTGYMRMEWDSFKEIMQIPVNYKQFNIDQRILRPAIKELNAEKNLFDIERVPFKNLQYKKIKQGGNKVIAIEFKFDVDTAEIEQNTDTYFDPAYQNSIKSIAGKFIDKRNQGGEWLYIRSIRFVDNKIQITFYNPNTEKYSAKIFTQKALEHEVLRFIYNP